A window of the Euzebya pacifica genome harbors these coding sequences:
- a CDS encoding adenylate kinase has translation MQRVSVVGTSGVGKTTLTGVLARALDVPALQLDAVHHLPGWTPIDTPTFRQQVGAFVARPGWVVDGNYAAVRDLVWARADTVVYLDYPRWRVMRQLVPRTLRRLITREELYNGNREELPNLLSRDPDRNILLWAWTTHRAKREEFTAAMADPANAGLRFIHLTSPAHTADFVRTLRE, from the coding sequence GTGCAGCGAGTCAGCGTGGTGGGGACCAGCGGGGTCGGCAAGACCACGCTGACCGGCGTGCTGGCCCGAGCGCTCGACGTGCCGGCGCTGCAGCTCGACGCGGTCCACCACCTGCCCGGCTGGACGCCGATCGACACCCCCACGTTCCGCCAGCAGGTCGGGGCGTTCGTCGCACGACCCGGTTGGGTCGTGGACGGCAACTACGCCGCGGTGCGGGACCTGGTGTGGGCTCGAGCGGACACGGTGGTGTACCTCGACTACCCCCGCTGGCGGGTCATGCGCCAGCTGGTGCCGCGTACCCTGCGTCGACTGATCACGCGGGAGGAGCTGTACAACGGCAACCGCGAGGAGCTCCCGAACCTGCTCAGCCGCGACCCCGACCGCAACATCCTGCTGTGGGCCTGGACGACCCACCGGGCCAAGCGGGAGGAGTTCACCGCGGCAATGGCCGACCCCGCCAACGCCGGCTTGCGCTTCATCCACCTCACCTCTCCCGCCCACACCGCCGACTTCGTCAGGACCCTCCGTGAGTGA
- a CDS encoding CsbD family protein: MADKDTGPEAGAKGVVEDAKGKAKEAAGVLTGNDDLENEGEAQQDKAEAKREASQKEAEAEKARAEAKAEEAEQKSHQN, encoded by the coding sequence ATGGCTGACAAGGACACCGGACCGGAAGCTGGCGCCAAGGGCGTCGTCGAGGACGCCAAGGGCAAGGCCAAGGAGGCTGCCGGCGTGCTGACGGGCAACGACGACCTCGAGAACGAGGGCGAGGCCCAGCAGGACAAGGCCGAAGCCAAGCGCGAGGCGTCCCAGAAGGAAGCCGAGGCCGAGAAGGCTCGCGCCGAGGCCAAGGCCGAGGAAGCCGAGCAGAAGTCGCACCAGAACTAG